A genomic segment from Curtobacterium sp. MCSS17_007 encodes:
- a CDS encoding Gfo/Idh/MocA family oxidoreductase, translating to MTDTAVDQQAVGTTRTGPVGVGVIGAGVISDQYLSNLTVFPDVVVRFIADIDEPRAAAQAEKWGVAGSGSVEQLLADDDIEIVVNLTIPAAHVEVALQALAAGKHVWGEKPYALDRESAAQLRDAAAAAGRTVSVAPDTFLGAGLQTALRTIREGRIGTPLNGLTLFQSPGPESWHPSPEFLFAYGAGPLFDIGPYYITTLVQAFGPVAKVTATASRSRATRTIGSGPKAGTEFPVDVPTNHSALIQFEDGGSAQSVFSFESDRGRTGFVEIAGETGTVVFPDPNEFDGDTQLYAHGTEEPETIPAVGSTYSRGTGVVDLARSLRAGQDNRVPGALAFHVLDVMVSIAEAAERGETVLVESTVEPSPTLPEGWDPAESTLS from the coding sequence ATGACCGACACCGCAGTGGACCAGCAGGCCGTCGGGACGACGAGGACCGGCCCGGTCGGTGTCGGCGTCATCGGGGCCGGGGTCATCTCCGACCAGTACCTGTCGAACCTGACGGTGTTCCCCGACGTCGTCGTCCGCTTCATCGCCGACATCGACGAGCCGCGTGCCGCCGCCCAGGCCGAGAAGTGGGGCGTCGCCGGGTCCGGGTCCGTCGAACAGCTCCTCGCCGACGACGACATCGAGATCGTCGTGAACCTCACGATCCCCGCCGCCCACGTCGAGGTCGCCCTGCAGGCGCTCGCCGCCGGCAAGCACGTCTGGGGTGAGAAGCCCTACGCCCTCGACCGGGAGAGCGCCGCGCAGCTCCGCGACGCGGCCGCCGCGGCCGGCAGGACCGTCAGCGTCGCGCCGGACACGTTCCTCGGCGCCGGGCTGCAGACCGCCCTGCGCACCATCCGCGAGGGCCGGATCGGGACGCCCCTGAACGGACTGACGCTCTTCCAGAGCCCCGGTCCGGAGTCGTGGCACCCGAGCCCCGAGTTCCTGTTCGCGTACGGTGCGGGTCCGCTGTTCGACATCGGCCCGTACTACATCACGACGCTCGTGCAGGCGTTCGGGCCGGTCGCGAAGGTCACCGCCACGGCCTCGAGGTCGCGCGCGACCCGCACCATCGGGTCCGGTCCGAAGGCGGGCACCGAGTTCCCGGTGGACGTGCCGACGAACCACTCCGCGCTCATCCAGTTCGAGGACGGTGGCAGCGCCCAGAGCGTCTTCTCCTTCGAGTCGGACCGCGGCCGCACCGGCTTCGTCGAGATCGCGGGGGAGACCGGCACGGTCGTCTTCCCGGACCCGAACGAGTTCGACGGCGACACGCAGCTGTACGCCCACGGCACCGAGGAGCCGGAGACCATCCCGGCCGTCGGCTCCACCTACTCGCGCGGCACGGGCGTGGTCGACCTCGCCCGCTCGCTCCGCGCCGGCCAGGACAACCGGGTCCCCGGTGCCCTCGCCTTCCACGTCCTCGACGTCATGGTCTCCATCGCCGAGGCAGCAGAACGTGGTGAGACGGTGCTCGTCGAGAGCACCGTCGAGCCCTCCCCGACCCTCCCCGAGGGCTGGGACCCCGCGGAGTCGACCCTGTCCTGA
- the rplA gene encoding 50S ribosomal protein L1 has product MAKKSKAYQAAAAKIEADKFYTPTEAVALAKETGSAKTDSTVEVALKLGVDPRKADQMVRGTVILPHGTGKTARVIVFAVGAAAEAAIAAGADEVGGDELIAKVAEGYTAFDSAVATPELMGKVGRLGKVLGPRGLMPNPKTGTVTPNVAQAVNDIKGGKIEFRVDKHANVHFVVGKASFTPEQLDENISAALEEIVRLKPSASKGRYIMKGAVSTTFGPGIPLDVNAI; this is encoded by the coding sequence ATGGCGAAGAAGTCCAAGGCCTACCAGGCCGCGGCCGCGAAGATCGAGGCCGACAAGTTCTACACCCCGACCGAGGCAGTCGCCCTCGCGAAGGAGACCGGCTCGGCGAAGACCGACTCCACGGTCGAGGTCGCGCTGAAGCTCGGCGTCGACCCGCGCAAGGCCGACCAGATGGTCCGCGGCACCGTCATCCTGCCGCACGGTACGGGCAAGACCGCCCGCGTCATCGTCTTCGCGGTGGGCGCTGCGGCCGAGGCCGCCATCGCCGCCGGGGCCGACGAGGTCGGTGGCGACGAGCTCATCGCGAAGGTGGCCGAGGGCTACACCGCGTTCGACTCCGCCGTCGCCACGCCGGAGCTCATGGGCAAGGTCGGTCGACTCGGCAAGGTGCTCGGCCCGCGTGGCCTCATGCCCAACCCGAAGACCGGCACCGTGACCCCGAACGTCGCGCAGGCCGTCAACGACATCAAGGGCGGCAAGATCGAGTTCCGCGTCGACAAGCACGCCAACGTGCACTTCGTCGTCGGCAAGGCCTCGTTCACGCCGGAGCAGCTCGACGAGAACATCTCGGCCGCGCTCGAGGAGATCGTCCGCCTCAAGCCGTCCGCCTCGAAGGGTCGCTACATCATGAAGGGCGCCGTCTCGACGACCTTCGGACCGGGCATCCCGCTCGACGTCAACGCCATCTGA
- a CDS encoding sugar phosphate isomerase/epimerase, translating into MTQPLSVQLYTVRDALSADLPGTLQRIASIGYTNVEAFGFVDRAEELRDALAAAGLQAPSGHARLLDAGEQDLERILHASTTIGLGTLIDPHIDETRWTTREDVEAIARELSALAPRAADHGLVLGYHNHAFEFSNRIDGVSAYEVFADALSDDVVLELDTYWVRVGGDDPVAIIGKYGDKVQFLHVKDGDGSHDDKQQVAVGDGVMPIREIVAAAPDALHVVELDDHEGDVFQAVADSYTFLQGARA; encoded by the coding sequence GTGACGCAACCCCTCTCGGTCCAGCTCTACACGGTGCGGGACGCCCTCTCGGCGGACCTGCCCGGCACGCTCCAGCGCATCGCCTCCATCGGCTACACGAACGTCGAGGCCTTCGGCTTCGTCGACCGCGCCGAGGAGCTCCGGGACGCCCTGGCCGCCGCCGGCCTGCAGGCACCCAGCGGCCACGCGCGGCTCCTGGACGCCGGCGAGCAGGACCTCGAGCGCATCCTCCACGCGAGCACCACCATCGGGCTGGGCACGCTGATCGACCCGCACATCGACGAGACACGCTGGACGACGCGCGAGGACGTCGAGGCCATCGCCCGCGAGCTGAGCGCCCTCGCCCCCCGGGCCGCGGACCACGGGCTCGTGCTCGGCTACCACAACCACGCGTTCGAGTTCTCGAACCGCATCGACGGGGTCAGCGCGTACGAGGTCTTCGCCGACGCCCTGTCCGACGACGTCGTGCTCGAGCTCGACACCTACTGGGTGCGGGTCGGCGGCGACGACCCGGTGGCGATCATCGGCAAGTACGGCGACAAGGTGCAGTTCCTGCACGTCAAGGACGGCGACGGCTCGCACGACGACAAGCAGCAGGTCGCCGTCGGTGACGGGGTCATGCCGATCCGCGAGATCGTCGCCGCCGCGCCGGACGCGCTGCACGTCGTCGAGCTCGACGACCACGAGGGCGACGTGTTCCAGGCCGTCGCCGACTCCTACACGTTCCTCCAGGGGGCACGTGCATGA
- the nusG gene encoding transcription termination/antitermination protein NusG: MSDNSRDDIDLATAAEQSSEVEENQEGDVETSEGRSVESAEERAISVEDEDDESLGLSDEPDDGTVDASIDEALAALAESRDPEADAVVDDALEIDSADEAEAAVEAVEDEEESELEEATAAEANETLAADEALDDTEAEESEVDPYEAFKAELRMKPGKWYVIHSYAGFERRVKSNIENRMVSMSMEDSIYQVEVPMEDVVEIKNGQRKLVTRVRIPSYVLVRMDLNEDSWSVVRHTPGVTGFVGNAHNPTPLRFDEAFGMLKSLVQVAEAAPAKGGAKSGGAAQAQPQAEVDFEIGETITIKEGSFAGLPGSISEIKPESGKLTVLVSLFERETPVELSFDQVTKL, from the coding sequence GTGTCTGACAACTCCCGCGACGACATCGACCTCGCCACGGCTGCCGAGCAGTCCTCCGAGGTCGAGGAGAACCAGGAAGGCGACGTCGAGACGAGCGAGGGCCGTTCGGTCGAGTCCGCCGAAGAGCGCGCCATCTCGGTCGAGGACGAGGACGACGAGTCCCTCGGCCTGAGCGACGAGCCGGACGACGGCACGGTCGACGCCTCCATCGACGAGGCCCTCGCCGCGCTGGCCGAGTCCCGCGACCCCGAGGCCGACGCGGTCGTCGACGACGCGCTCGAGATCGACTCCGCCGACGAGGCCGAAGCCGCCGTCGAGGCGGTCGAGGACGAGGAGGAGTCCGAGCTCGAGGAGGCCACCGCGGCCGAGGCGAACGAGACGCTCGCCGCGGACGAGGCGCTGGACGACACCGAGGCCGAGGAGTCCGAGGTCGACCCGTACGAGGCGTTCAAGGCCGAGCTGCGGATGAAGCCGGGCAAGTGGTACGTCATCCACTCGTACGCGGGCTTCGAACGCCGCGTGAAGTCGAACATCGAGAACCGCATGGTCTCGATGTCGATGGAGGACTCCATCTACCAGGTCGAGGTCCCGATGGAGGACGTCGTCGAGATCAAGAACGGGCAGCGCAAGCTGGTCACCCGCGTCCGGATCCCCTCGTACGTGCTCGTCCGCATGGACCTCAACGAGGACTCGTGGTCCGTCGTCCGGCACACCCCCGGTGTGACGGGCTTCGTCGGCAACGCGCACAACCCGACGCCGCTCCGGTTCGACGAGGCGTTCGGCATGCTGAAGTCCCTGGTCCAGGTCGCCGAGGCCGCTCCGGCCAAGGGTGGCGCGAAGTCCGGCGGTGCCGCCCAGGCCCAGCCGCAGGCCGAGGTCGACTTCGAGATCGGGGAGACCATCACCATCAAGGAAGGCTCGTTCGCGGGCCTGCCGGGTTCGATCTCGGAGATCAAGCCGGAGAGCGGCAAGCTCACCGTCCTCGTCTCGCTGTTCGAGCGCGAGACCCCGGTCGAGCTGAGCTTCGACCAGGTCACCAAGCTCTAG
- the rplK gene encoding 50S ribosomal protein L11 — MAPKKKVTGLIKLQINAGAANPAPPIGPALGQHGVNIMEFCKAYNAATESQRGNVVPVEITVYEDRSFTFVLKTPPAAELIKKAAGVQKGSSTPHTVKVAKISMDQVRQIAETKQADLNANDIEQAAKIIAGTARSMGITVEA; from the coding sequence ATGGCACCGAAGAAGAAGGTCACGGGCCTCATCAAGCTGCAGATCAACGCGGGCGCCGCCAACCCGGCCCCGCCGATCGGTCCTGCGCTCGGTCAGCACGGCGTGAACATCATGGAGTTCTGCAAGGCGTACAACGCCGCGACCGAGTCGCAGCGCGGGAACGTCGTGCCGGTCGAGATCACCGTCTACGAGGACCGTTCGTTCACGTTCGTCCTCAAGACCCCGCCGGCCGCAGAGCTGATCAAGAAGGCCGCGGGTGTGCAGAAGGGGTCCTCGACCCCGCACACGGTCAAGGTCGCGAAGATCTCGATGGACCAGGTCCGTCAGATCGCCGAGACCAAGCAGGCCGACCTGAACGCCAACGACATCGAGCAGGCCGCGAAGATCATCGCCGGCACCGCTCGTTCGATGGGCATCACGGTCGAGGCGTAA
- a CDS encoding sugar ABC transporter substrate-binding protein, with protein sequence MRTAIRALAITAAAALTVTGLTACSSGSSGSSGDSKTLTYWASNQGTSLQNDKEVLTPVLEKFTEETGIKVDLQVIGWNDLQNKIQTAVTSGQGPDVVNIGNTWATSLQATGAFQEFGDAEMKAIGGADKFGKVALSTGGAPGETVTSVPLYGLAYGLYYNKQMLADAGITPPTTWEEMVEDAKKLTADGKYGFSLAGGSYTENSHFAFINSAQNGGEWFDEDGKPTFTSKANVEGIKRYLDLMQDAKVANPSNAQYDNATQSTTDFAKKKAAFILNQNNANATIESLGMKSDEYGVVALPAPEGGKEIASFPAGINLSIFKNTKNKDGALEFVKYMTSMDTQTTLDKPYSALPVLAEAADSVTDEQTKTFLDIYNNKAKPLPLVPAEDQFESTVGKAMNDMFAKIATGSTVSESDIKSALQTAQDQVSQAAG encoded by the coding sequence ATGCGCACTGCCATCCGCGCACTGGCCATCACCGCGGCCGCGGCACTCACCGTGACCGGCCTGACGGCCTGCTCCTCCGGGTCGTCCGGTTCCTCCGGCGACTCGAAGACGCTCACGTACTGGGCGTCGAACCAGGGCACGTCCCTGCAGAACGACAAGGAGGTGCTCACCCCCGTCCTCGAGAAGTTCACCGAGGAGACCGGGATCAAGGTGGACCTCCAGGTCATCGGTTGGAACGACCTGCAGAACAAGATCCAGACCGCCGTCACCTCGGGTCAGGGGCCTGACGTCGTCAACATCGGCAACACCTGGGCGACCTCGCTCCAGGCCACCGGCGCCTTCCAGGAGTTCGGCGACGCGGAGATGAAGGCCATCGGCGGCGCCGACAAGTTCGGCAAGGTCGCGCTCTCCACCGGCGGCGCCCCGGGTGAGACCGTCACGAGCGTCCCGCTCTACGGTCTCGCCTACGGCCTGTACTACAACAAGCAGATGCTCGCCGACGCCGGCATCACGCCCCCCACCACGTGGGAGGAAATGGTCGAGGACGCGAAGAAGCTGACCGCCGACGGCAAGTACGGCTTCAGCCTCGCGGGCGGCTCCTACACGGAGAACTCGCACTTCGCGTTCATCAACTCGGCCCAGAACGGGGGCGAGTGGTTCGACGAGGACGGCAAGCCGACCTTCACGTCGAAGGCGAACGTCGAGGGCATCAAGCGCTACCTGGACCTCATGCAGGACGCGAAGGTCGCGAACCCCTCGAACGCGCAGTACGACAACGCAACGCAGTCGACCACCGACTTCGCCAAGAAGAAGGCCGCGTTCATCCTCAACCAGAACAACGCGAACGCGACGATCGAGTCCCTCGGCATGAAGTCGGACGAGTACGGCGTGGTCGCACTGCCGGCGCCGGAGGGCGGCAAGGAGATCGCCAGCTTCCCGGCCGGTATCAACCTGTCGATCTTCAAGAACACGAAGAACAAGGACGGCGCGCTGGAGTTCGTCAAGTACATGACGAGCATGGACACGCAGACGACGCTGGACAAGCCGTACTCGGCGCTGCCGGTGCTCGCCGAGGCTGCTGACTCCGTGACGGACGAGCAGACCAAGACGTTCCTCGACATCTACAACAACAAGGCGAAGCCGCTCCCGCTGGTGCCCGCCGAGGACCAGTTC
- a CDS encoding UDP-N-acetylmuramate dehydrogenase, whose translation MTGGTRLADLTTFRVGGPAATLLTAETTDELVAHARTAWQDDEWLVVGGGSNLLVADEGFAGTVVLVRTHGLAAEPDADGVTVRVAAGEPWDRFVATTVENGWTGLEALSGIPGTVGAAPVQNIGAYGVELSDVLTRIEFLDASTGERTWVGAAELALGYRTSTLKHGRRGVVLTVEFRLGTTVDEGVPVRYAQLAGSLGVDLGTPVDPMTIRTTVLGLRSSKGMVLDADDPDTWSAGSFFTNPIVSAAFAETLPTEAPRWPAGDDVKLSAAWLIEHAGVHRGYAVPGSHAGISSKHTLALTNRGGATAAQVAELARYVQVTVLNRFGVALVPEPVVVGDLLAAS comes from the coding sequence CTGACCGGGGGGACGCGGCTGGCCGACCTCACCACGTTCCGCGTGGGCGGCCCCGCTGCGACGCTGCTGACCGCGGAGACCACCGACGAGCTCGTCGCCCACGCGCGCACCGCGTGGCAGGACGACGAGTGGCTCGTGGTCGGGGGTGGCAGCAACCTGCTCGTCGCCGACGAGGGCTTCGCGGGCACCGTGGTGCTCGTGCGCACGCACGGGCTGGCCGCGGAGCCGGACGCCGACGGCGTCACCGTCCGCGTCGCGGCCGGCGAGCCCTGGGACCGGTTCGTCGCGACGACCGTCGAGAACGGGTGGACCGGCCTGGAGGCGCTCAGCGGCATCCCGGGCACCGTCGGCGCCGCCCCCGTGCAGAACATCGGCGCCTACGGGGTCGAGCTCTCCGACGTGCTCACCCGGATCGAGTTCCTCGACGCGTCGACGGGGGAGCGCACGTGGGTCGGCGCGGCCGAGCTGGCGCTCGGCTACCGGACGTCGACGCTCAAGCACGGGCGACGGGGGGTCGTCCTCACCGTGGAGTTCCGCCTCGGCACGACCGTCGACGAGGGGGTCCCGGTGCGCTACGCCCAGCTCGCCGGCTCGCTCGGCGTCGACCTCGGCACCCCGGTCGACCCGATGACGATCCGGACGACGGTGCTCGGCCTGCGGTCCTCGAAGGGCATGGTGCTCGACGCCGACGACCCGGACACGTGGAGCGCCGGGTCGTTCTTCACGAACCCCATCGTGTCGGCGGCCTTCGCCGAGACGTTGCCCACCGAGGCCCCGCGCTGGCCGGCCGGCGACGACGTGAAGCTCAGCGCAGCCTGGCTCATCGAGCACGCCGGGGTCCACCGCGGGTACGCAGTGCCCGGGTCGCACGCGGGGATCTCGTCGAAGCACACCCTGGCGCTCACGAACCGCGGTGGCGCGACGGCGGCGCAGGTCGCCGAGCTGGCGCGCTACGTGCAGGTGACCGTCCTCAACCGCTTCGGGGTCGCGCTGGTCCCGGAGCCGGTGGTGGTCGGGGACCTGCTCGCCGCGAGCTGA
- the secE gene encoding preprotein translocase subunit SecE, which yields METTTDDVVAKAKADRAKRGGPFAAIALFIRQVIGELRKVVTPTRKELFSYTGVVLVFVVVMMILVSILDFVFGLGVGYVFGNGPTV from the coding sequence ATGGAAACGACGACGGACGACGTCGTCGCGAAGGCGAAGGCCGACCGCGCCAAGCGCGGTGGCCCGTTCGCTGCCATCGCCCTCTTCATCCGCCAGGTCATCGGCGAGCTCCGCAAGGTCGTCACGCCGACACGCAAGGAGCTGTTCAGCTACACCGGTGTCGTGCTCGTCTTCGTCGTCGTGATGATGATCCTGGTGTCGATCCTCGACTTCGTCTTCGGTCTCGGCGTCGGGTACGTCTTCGGCAACGGTCCCACGGTCTGA
- a CDS encoding MaoC family dehydratase N-terminal domain-containing protein → MSVNPELVGRTFPPAPPYLVGREKVREFSRAVFATNPIHHEPEAARAAGYADVVAPPTFAVVVQEATLAQLLAEPDAGIDFSRVVHGEQSFTYDRAIVAGDELTATLTVTSVKTLGGNAMVTAESTMNDATGEHVVTATSTLVVRGDDA, encoded by the coding sequence GTGTCTGTGAACCCCGAGCTCGTCGGCAGGACGTTCCCGCCGGCCCCGCCCTACCTGGTCGGTCGTGAGAAGGTGCGCGAGTTCTCGCGCGCCGTGTTCGCGACGAACCCGATCCACCACGAGCCCGAGGCGGCCCGCGCCGCCGGGTACGCCGACGTCGTCGCGCCGCCGACCTTCGCGGTCGTCGTGCAGGAGGCGACGCTCGCGCAGCTCCTGGCCGAGCCCGACGCCGGCATCGACTTCTCCCGCGTCGTGCACGGCGAGCAGTCCTTCACCTACGACCGGGCGATCGTCGCCGGCGACGAACTCACCGCCACCCTCACCGTCACGAGCGTGAAGACCCTCGGCGGCAACGCGATGGTGACGGCCGAGAGCACGATGAACGACGCCACGGGGGAGCACGTCGTCACGGCGACCTCCACCCTCGTGGTCCGAGGAGACGACGCATGA
- a CDS encoding ROK family protein yields MVDFTRTAASPPVGTSELFQILRDGVPRTRAELAALTGLARSTIAVRLDALIDVGLVGAVETAASTGGRPPAQVALVPRARLVIAADLGASHGRVAVTDLVASPLATREARIDIAAGPVPTLSWLVETIDELLAEVGRVREDVVAIGIGVPGPVEFSTGRPANPPIMPGWDGFDVPGWLRGHVAAHVLLDNDVNIAALGEREHGWPDVDHLLFVKVATGIGSGIVSDGQLRRGAQGTAGDIGHVRVSRAGDVPCHCGNTGCLEAVASGPAIARALRAKGHDVHTSGDVIDLVNRSELDAIGAVRQAGRDIGEVLATCVSLVNPSVIALGGSITRAGEHLLAGVREVVYARSMPLATEHLVIAQSRAGSLAALQGAAALAIGYALSPAGVDELVAFAEHRALVS; encoded by the coding sequence ATGGTCGACTTCACCCGGACGGCAGCGTCGCCTCCGGTCGGGACGAGCGAGCTCTTCCAGATCCTCCGCGACGGCGTGCCGCGGACCCGGGCGGAGCTCGCCGCCCTGACAGGACTGGCACGCTCGACGATCGCCGTGCGCCTCGACGCCCTCATCGACGTGGGGCTCGTGGGTGCCGTCGAGACGGCTGCGTCGACCGGCGGTCGGCCGCCCGCGCAGGTTGCCCTCGTGCCCCGCGCCCGCCTCGTCATCGCGGCCGACCTCGGCGCATCGCACGGTCGCGTCGCCGTGACCGACCTGGTCGCGTCGCCCCTCGCCACGCGCGAGGCACGGATCGACATCGCCGCCGGCCCGGTCCCCACGCTGAGCTGGCTCGTCGAGACGATCGACGAACTGCTGGCCGAGGTGGGGCGCGTCCGCGAGGACGTCGTCGCGATCGGCATCGGCGTGCCCGGCCCGGTCGAGTTCTCGACGGGGCGCCCGGCGAACCCGCCGATCATGCCCGGGTGGGACGGCTTCGACGTGCCGGGGTGGCTGCGGGGGCACGTCGCCGCGCACGTGCTGCTCGACAACGACGTGAACATCGCGGCGCTCGGCGAACGCGAGCACGGGTGGCCGGACGTCGACCACCTGCTGTTCGTGAAGGTGGCGACGGGCATCGGCTCCGGCATCGTCTCCGACGGGCAGCTCCGTCGTGGGGCGCAGGGCACCGCGGGCGACATCGGGCACGTCCGGGTCTCCCGCGCGGGTGACGTCCCGTGCCACTGCGGCAACACCGGGTGCCTCGAGGCCGTCGCCTCCGGTCCCGCCATCGCCCGCGCACTGCGCGCGAAGGGCCACGACGTGCACACGAGCGGTGACGTCATCGACCTCGTGAACCGGTCCGAGCTCGACGCGATCGGAGCCGTCCGCCAGGCCGGGCGTGACATCGGTGAGGTCCTCGCCACCTGTGTCTCCCTGGTGAACCCCTCGGTGATCGCGCTCGGCGGATCGATCACGCGTGCCGGGGAGCACCTGCTCGCCGGGGTCCGCGAGGTCGTCTACGCCCGGTCGATGCCCCTCGCCACCGAGCACCTCGTCATCGCGCAGTCCCGTGCCGGGTCGCTCGCCGCACTCCAGGGCGCCGCGGCGCTCGCGATCGGGTACGCGCTCTCCCCCGCCGGCGTCGACGAGCTCGTCGCCTTCGCGGAGCACCGCGCGCTCGTCTCCTGA
- a CDS encoding pyridoxal phosphate-dependent aminotransferase: MASRIAAIAESATLKVDAKAKALKAAGRPVISFAAGEPDFATPRHVVEAAVLAVQDPANHRYTPATGLPELKRAIAEKTARESGVVVDPSQVIVTNGGKQAVYQAFQTIVDEGDEVLLPAPYWTTYPEAIRLAGGTPVEVFAGSDQDYLVTVEQLEAARTPHTKALLFCSPSNPTGSVYSAEQTKAIGEWALEHGIWVISDEIYQDLVYDDVRFTGVLEAVPALADTTILVNGVAKTYAMTGWRVGWFIGPADAVKAASNLQSHLSSNVANVSQRAAIAALTGPQEPVEAMREAFDRRRRTIVEGLNAIPGFVTPTPKGAFYVYPDVTALLGREWAGSTPTTTLELADLILEHAEVAVVPGEAFGPSGYIRMSYALGDDDIAEGVRRLAEFFSA; encoded by the coding sequence ATCGCCTCGCGCATCGCCGCGATCGCCGAGTCGGCGACGCTCAAGGTCGATGCGAAGGCCAAGGCGCTCAAGGCCGCCGGCCGTCCGGTCATCTCCTTCGCCGCCGGCGAGCCGGACTTCGCGACGCCACGGCACGTCGTCGAGGCGGCCGTCCTCGCCGTCCAGGACCCCGCGAACCACCGCTACACGCCGGCCACCGGCCTCCCTGAGCTGAAGCGTGCGATCGCCGAGAAGACCGCCCGCGAGTCCGGCGTCGTCGTCGACCCGTCGCAGGTCATCGTCACGAACGGCGGCAAGCAAGCCGTCTACCAGGCGTTCCAGACGATCGTCGACGAGGGCGACGAGGTCCTGCTCCCCGCCCCGTACTGGACCACCTACCCGGAGGCGATCCGCCTGGCCGGTGGCACGCCGGTCGAGGTCTTCGCCGGCAGTGACCAGGACTACCTCGTCACGGTCGAGCAGCTGGAGGCCGCGCGCACGCCGCACACCAAGGCGCTCCTGTTCTGCTCGCCGTCGAACCCGACCGGCTCGGTGTACTCCGCCGAGCAGACGAAGGCGATCGGCGAGTGGGCGCTCGAGCACGGCATCTGGGTGATCAGCGACGAGATCTACCAGGACCTGGTCTACGACGACGTCCGGTTCACGGGCGTCCTCGAGGCGGTCCCGGCCCTCGCCGACACCACGATCCTGGTGAACGGTGTCGCCAAGACCTACGCGATGACCGGCTGGCGGGTCGGGTGGTTCATCGGGCCGGCTGACGCCGTCAAGGCCGCTTCCAACCTGCAGTCGCACCTGTCCTCGAACGTCGCGAACGTGTCACAGCGTGCCGCGATCGCCGCACTGACCGGCCCGCAGGAGCCCGTCGAGGCGATGCGCGAGGCGTTCGACCGTCGCCGTCGCACCATCGTCGAGGGGCTCAACGCGATCCCGGGCTTCGTCACGCCGACGCCGAAGGGCGCCTTCTACGTGTACCCGGACGTCACGGCGCTGCTCGGCCGCGAGTGGGCCGGCTCGACCCCCACGACGACGCTCGAACTCGCGGACCTGATCCTCGAGCACGCCGAGGTCGCGGTCGTCCCTGGCGAGGCGTTCGGCCCGTCCGGCTACATCCGGATGTCGTACGCGCTCGGCGACGACGACATCGCCGAGGGCGTCCGCCGCCTGGCGGAGTTCTTCTCCGCCTAG
- a CDS encoding MaoC/PaaZ C-terminal domain-containing protein produces MTTAPVTALEVGTVVAEREVHLTRDSLVRYAGASGDFNPIHYRDDVAASVGLPGVLAHGMLTMGLAVQPVSEWLGDRGWVQRYGVRFTRPVVVDPEQGATVGVVAKVGTVDGEGRPQRIDLTVTAAGQTVLGKAQVTVVFH; encoded by the coding sequence ATGACCACCGCCCCCGTCACCGCACTCGAGGTCGGCACCGTCGTCGCCGAGCGCGAGGTCCACCTGACCCGCGACTCGCTCGTCCGCTACGCCGGCGCCTCGGGGGACTTCAACCCGATCCACTACCGCGACGACGTGGCCGCGTCCGTCGGGCTGCCCGGCGTCCTCGCCCACGGCATGCTCACGATGGGCCTCGCGGTCCAGCCCGTCTCCGAGTGGCTCGGCGACCGCGGCTGGGTCCAGCGCTACGGCGTCCGGTTCACCCGCCCCGTGGTGGTCGACCCGGAGCAGGGTGCGACCGTCGGCGTGGTCGCCAAGGTCGGCACCGTCGACGGCGAGGGTCGCCCGCAGCGCATCGACCTCACCGTGACGGCCGCCGGGCAGACCGTGCTCGGCAAGGCGCAGGTCACGGTGGTGTTCCACTGA
- a CDS encoding YqaJ viral recombinase family protein, with translation MPARGAFTALRGHTERIVAHSSDRVAWLRARAMGITATDVARLASLRAVEAVVADKRYGSRFSGNAWTEHGKDREPVIAAWVAATHGIEPSAHLFHASTNRAHLATPDGVGYDASQRLVLAEIKTTGKAWRSIPRHYLRQVWWQQYVLGAERTLFVWERHDDFVPVADEPECRWVDRDDDQIRGLVQLADLVLDKLRAFRV, from the coding sequence ATGCCGGCCCGTGGCGCCTTCACCGCCCTCCGCGGCCACACCGAGCGCATCGTCGCGCACTCGTCCGACCGCGTCGCGTGGCTGCGCGCCCGAGCGATGGGCATCACCGCCACCGACGTCGCGCGGCTGGCCTCGCTCCGCGCCGTCGAGGCCGTCGTCGCCGACAAGCGCTACGGCTCCCGGTTCTCGGGCAACGCGTGGACCGAGCACGGCAAGGACCGCGAACCGGTCATCGCCGCCTGGGTCGCGGCGACGCACGGCATCGAGCCGTCCGCGCACCTGTTCCACGCCAGCACCAACCGCGCCCACCTGGCGACCCCGGACGGGGTCGGGTACGACGCGTCGCAGCGCCTCGTGCTCGCCGAGATCAAGACGACCGGCAAGGCCTGGCGGAGCATCCCCCGGCACTACCTGCGGCAGGTGTGGTGGCAGCAGTACGTGCTCGGCGCCGAGCGGACCCTGTTCGTCTGGGAACGGCACGACGACTTCGTGCCTGTGGCTGACGAGCCCGAGTGCCGGTGGGTCGACCGGGACGACGACCAGATCCGTGGTCTCGTGCAGCTCGCCGACCTCGTGCTCGACAAGCTGCGGGCGTTCCGGGTCTAG